The genomic segment GTTCCTGCATGTATTATTGAatatataaactatttatatgagccgtgggaattttttttgttgtttatcAACTAGGCCCATCGTGCAATTTCCTTGAGCACTTTGGATGTTTTTCCAACAacaacggctataaaattcactaatcatcacaaattcatttaatataatttataaaaaaatattattccacataattcttcactgCCTCAAACCGGCTACTAACATGTGCTCAAAACACGGGATGTTACAATACCTGCAATTTATAAATGTTTTGTCATCGAAACTCAAAACAGATGGGGATACTGCTCCCGCATCTCGGCTTCCatctcccaagttgcctcttcaaTGCTGTGGCTACACCACTACACCTTTACCAAAGGTATTATTTTGTTTCTTAACACCTAGTCTTTCTCATCTAGAATTGCGACTGGTTTTTCCTCATAACTCAGCTGAGGATCTATGCTAAGTTCATCGTAACTTAGCACATAAGCGGGGTCGTTCACGTACTTCCTTAAGGTTTACACATGGACCACATCATGAACTCTAGAGAACGCGGGCGGAAGGGCTAGTCGGTAAGCCGCCTTTTTAAtgcgttccagaacctcaaatggtcctatgtacctagggctcaacttgccctttttcccgaaCCTCATAGCTCCTCTCAGTGGATCTATCTTTAACAGTACCTTGTCCCCaacttcaaattccgaaggtctccGTCGACGATCGGCATACTTGCATTGGCGATCTATAGAGGTTTGTAACATCTGACGAATTGACCTAATGTCCTCCGTAGCATGGTCTACATCTTAtgatcccaagaatttcctctcACCATTTTCATGACAGTGGATTGGAGATCGAAACTTTCTTCCATATGGTGCCTCATACATAACCATTTTTATCGAGTtatgatagctattgttgtaggaaatctcaattaatggaagttttacaCTCCATGAACCTTGAAAATCTAGCACACAACTTAACATATCTTCCAAGGTCTGAGTTATTATTTCACTCTGCCCATCATCTGTGGGTGGAAAGAAGTACTAAATTTGAGTTTAGTTCCCAATCCCATTTGCATTCTCTTCTAGGACGTGTAGGTAAATCATCCATCACAATCTGACACTATAGAGATGGGAACCCCATGTAGTCGCACTATCCCAGCAAAGTACAAGTCTTCCAGCTTATTCGCACCGTCTGTTGTCTTAATGGGTAAGATATGAGCGGATGTTGTCTTAATGGGTAAGATATGAGCGGATTTTGTCAGTCTATCCATGATAATCCAGATTGCATCGTGCCCCTTCAGAGTGTGTGGTAACCTGGTAACAAAGTCCATGTTGACATGTCAAATAATATGCTACGTGGGTGggtcgctgatgctccgcctttgtttgttgacatgtcaaacaatATGCTACGTACTCCGCTACATCTCTCTTCACTCCTACCAACCAAAAGTAGCTTTTGAGATCCTGATCCATCTTAGTGGTTCTCAGGTGAATAGCGTAAGGAGTATTATGAGCCTcataaaatatttgtttcttgATCTCCTTATCACAAGGCTTGCATAATCTACCCTTGAAACCCAACACTCCATCTTCCGAGATGTGAAACCCTGGTCGCATGTTCTTCTTAGTCTCATGCACCAGTCGTTGGATCCACAGATCTACGACCTGTCCCCCTTGGATTGCTTCCATGATCGTGGGTTGCATGGATAACTTTTCCAATCTTCCCACTACTATCTCCAAATATAATTTGGAGATATCGATTTGTAGTTCTTGGGGTATTTCTATCACCGAAATTACATAAGCCATTggcttccgactcaatgcatcagctactttattagccttgcctgggtggtacagTACATTGCAATCGTAATCATTGAACAATTCTAACCACCTCCATTGTCTCATGTTTaactctttctgggtgaagaaatatttaaaaCTCTTGTGATCCGTGTATATGTCGCAGTGGATCCCATGGAGATAGTGTCTCCAGATCTTCAATGTGAACACTACAGCTACAAGCTCCAAGTCATGTGTTGGATAGTTTCTCTCATAGTTTTTCAACTTTCGGGAGGCGTACATGATCACTTTCCCGTGTTGCATTAGTACGACTTCGAGTCCTTGACCTGATGCATTGCTAAAAATAGCATATCCCTCGGTACCCTTTGGAATAGTGAGTACGGGACCAGTCATTAATCTGGTCTTTAGCCCTTTAAAACTCTGTTCGTACCTGTACATCCACTAAAATTTGACATTCTTTCGGGTTAGTGCAGTCATAGGCGTCGCTAATTTGGAAAAACATTCCACAAAGCGCCTATAATATCTTGCCAGACCCAAGAAACTGCGAACTTCTTGTGCGTTCTTCGGGACCTTTCATTGTTTCACCACTTCAATTTTGGCTGGATCGACTGCTATTCCATCTCCTAATACCACATGCCCTAGGAAACTCACCGAGTCAACCCAAATTCACACTTCGAGAATTTGGCGTACAACTTTTTCTCGCGTAATCGTTGTAATATTAGCTCCAGGTGCTTGGCATGTTCTTCTTGGTTTCGCAAGTATACGAGAATATCATCTATAAAAACGATCACAAATTCGTATAGATACTGACCCAATACCCTAggcataagatccatgaatgtcgcgggcgcattggtgagtccaaaagacatcaccacgTACTCGTAGTGGTCATACCGAGTTCAGAATGTGGTCTTGGGAATATCCGATTCCTTGACCTTCAACTTGGTGGTATCTGAATCTcaaatcaatcttcgagaataccgatGCTCCCTGCAGTTGATCGAATAGATCATCAATTCGAGGCAATGGGTAtcagttcttgatcgtcactttgttgagTTCgcagtagtctatacacattctcatggagccatctttctttttcacgaatagtaaaTGGGCTCCCCAAGGAGAATGACTTGGTCGTACAAATCCTTTATCCAGGTAGTCTTGTAATTGGGCTTGCAATTCATTGAGTTCTGCCGATGCCATTTGGTACAGTGCTTTTGAAATAGGCGTGATTCCTGTCATTAACTCGATCTCAAACTTGACTTCCCGATCTGGGGGTATCCTTGGAAGATCCTCAGGAAACACTTTCGGAAATTTGCACACCACTGCAACCTCAGTTGGTTGTTGCTTAGACTCCCTATCCTTGCCTACTACGTTTGCTAGGTAGCCGATACATCCATCGTCTAGTAATTTCCTAGCCTTCAAGTTGGAGATCATAGCGAAATTCTTCTCTCGAGCTATGCCTTGGAACATAAACGGTTCTTCCGCAGGTGgtttaaaagtcacatttcttcaTTTACAATTCACCACCGCCCCGTATTtggttagccaatccataccaaaaatAACATCATACTCATGTAAATCTAAAACTAGCAAATCCATGGTCAACTCCTGACCTTCTACCCAGACTGGTACAACTCTAACCCGAGACCGTACCATCATATCCTCCCCCGAAGGTAAGGATACACCACATACATTTTCCATAGGCCCAGGCTTCCTGTCTATCATATCAACATAAGATGCAGCAATAAAAGAATGGGATGCATTAGTGTCCATCAATACATATGCTGAGTTATTAGCCACATAAAGCTGACCTGACACCATGTCAGAAGTTCCAGATCCTTTATCTCCTTGGGTAAGTGCATAGACTTGCGGTGCAGTTCCTATTGGCTTTGGTTGGTCGTTTCCTCTATTCTGACCATGATTTGAGCAGTGCCTGGAAAAATGATCCGACTTTCCACAGGTGAAGCAGTTGTGGTTGTTGCACTCGCCTCGATGGCATTGATTGCATTTGTTGCATTGTGAGCAATAGTTGTTTTCTCTCCTTGGCTGCTTGTTGAAGTTCGAGCTTTGGCTTGGTGGCTCCATTCTTCATTTATTATTTCCACCATTGGGAAATTGAGAGTTTCCTGGAGTATTGGTCTTCCCCACACTTCTATTGCCTCTATATGCAAACCTTCCAGAAGGGCCGCTCTGGTTACTAG from the Humulus lupulus chromosome X, drHumLupu1.1, whole genome shotgun sequence genome contains:
- the LOC133806293 gene encoding uncharacterized protein LOC133806293, producing MEPPSQSSNFNKQPRRENNYCSQCNKCNQCHRGECNNHNCFTCGKSDHFSRHCSNHGQNRGNDQPKPIGTAPQVYALTQGDKGSGTSDMVSGQLYVANNSAYVLMDTNASHSFIAASYVDMIDRKPGPMENVCGVSLPSGEDMMVRSRVRVVPVWVEGQELTMDLLVLDLHEYDVIFGMDWLTKYGAVVNCK